In Deltaproteobacteria bacterium, the genomic window GTCCTGGCGCACGAGATTTTGCACGTGCTCGGGCGCCATCACGCCGACCCCGAGCGGTTCCCCGAATCGGTCATGCGTCCCGTGTACGGACCGGTGAGTCCGGGCGAGATACTCGATCCGCTGGACCGCGAGGTCCTTCTCGCCGTCCACGGAAGGCTCGCGCCCGGCGCGATGCCCAAGGACATCGCCCGCGCCCTGGAGTCCTGGGAGGACACCTCGACGCACGTCCTGGGGGAGTTGGGTCCGGCAGGCGCGGCGGTGGCGTTCGGCGCCGGGCGCCGGAACGGCCTGGCGCGGGCATGGGCCGCGGGACCCGCGTCGCGCACCCATGCCGCGGAAGACAGGCCTCTCTCCGGGAAGACGACCTGGACGGGCCGTGTCTTGGGATTCACCCCGGACGGCGAGCTGGTAGGCGGTGCAGCCTATCTCGCGGTTGGATCCGATACCCTCGACGGCGTGCTCCGGGTCACGGCGTTGGAGTCTTGGCCGAAGGGACAGCCACCGGGCGAAGTCGGCACCGGCGCCCCGTTGGGCGACGGCGAGATCAACTACCGGGTCCGCGTGCGCGGAAGCAGCTTGGTGAGCACTGACGGCGACGGCGGCCAAGTCACCGCCGCATTCTTCGGGGACGCCCGCCAGGGAATGGGCGGTGTCGTCGAGCGCGAGGACCTCACGGCAGGCTTCGCGGGCCGGCGTTAGCGCGCCTGTCGACCGTTGACGCGCCGCGAACACTTGGCCTATAGGTGAACTGACTCCGGCTGACACACTGGACCGGACGGGAGGTGGTTCACCATGGCGATGACGACGCGGGAGGAGAACGCGCTCCTCACCCAGACCGGGCGGGGCACTGCCATGGGCGAGTTGCTCCGGCGTTACTGGTGGCCGGTGGGCATCTCCGCGCACCTGAAGGACAAGCCCACGTTCATCCGGGTGATGGGCGAGGACTTGGTACTGTTCCGGGACGGCAGGGGCCGGGCCGGGGTGCTGGGAGCGTACTGTGCGCACCGGCGCGCGAACCTGTGCTTGGGGGACGTGGAAGCGGGCGGCCTGCGCTGCCGGTACCACGGGTGGCTCTACGACGTCGAGGGCCGTCTCCTGCAGACTCCCGGAGAGCCCCCGGAGAGCACGCTCAAGGACGGCATCCGCCAGCTCGCCTATCCGGTGGAGGAACTGGGCGGCCTCGTCTTCGCTTATCTCGGCCCCGAGCCCGCGCCGCTCCTTCCCCGCTACGACTTCCTCGTGGGCGACGGCGAGACCTACGTCACGGTGCAGGGTCTTCAGGACTGCAACTGGCTCCAGTGCGTGGAGAACGGCCTCGACCCCGTGCACCCGAGCTTCACCCACGGCGGCGCGTGGCCGGACATCGCCAGCACCGAGCCCGACCTGGGATTCGAGGAAACGGAGTGGGGGCTCGTCTACAAGGCCTACCGCAAGTCCGACAAGGCCGGTGAGTTCAACTACCGCGAG contains:
- a CDS encoding Rieske 2Fe-2S domain-containing protein, with amino-acid sequence MAMTTREENALLTQTGRGTAMGELLRRYWWPVGISAHLKDKPTFIRVMGEDLVLFRDGRGRAGVLGAYCAHRRANLCLGDVEAGGLRCRYHGWLYDVEGRLLQTPGEPPESTLKDGIRQLAYPVEELGGLVFAYLGPEPAPLLPRYDFLVGDGETYVTVQGLQDCNWLQCVENGLDPVHPSFTHGGAWPDIASTEPDLGFEETEWGLVYKAYRKSDKAGEFNYREHHLLMPGISCGGSGGRYLKGPSGGTPVSAARWSVPIDDTHTLLMRVRFKPADNPGKYEGDPFSKRWKPPEDFIQPYKEYRDSDNPVLGYEIPPLHFIEDGMVVDSLGPVVDRENENLGPTIDDGIIRLRNMYLREMENVRLGRDPKNVFRDPAKNENVVITAYERWVSHAERQELEGSASS